The nucleotide sequence CAAACAGTGCCAGGGTACCAGGCTTCCATGGATTCGTAGCTCCACGCGCCAGGAATCAAAAAAATCTCAAAGATGTTATCTAAGTAGTTGGATTCATAAACGCGGTATTGGTTGATTTCCGGGTAGGTTTTGACTTGTGCAACTAGGTTTTTGCTTATGATGTCGTCGACGGCGGTTATGCTCCATCGGGTGGGGACTAGGCGCCGGTTTTTTTGCACGCCAAAGGCTCCGACGCTAAAGGCTTTTTGGAGTTTGGTGACCATGACACCTTGTTTGTAGAGGTCAACTACGGCTTGGGTGGATTTGAGGTCAGTGTCGTAGTAGGCTTTCTCTACGCGTTGGTCAAAACGGGCGTTCCCCACATGCATGTTTTTGATGGGGGCGCTGGGTCCAAAGGGTTGGACATCGTCGCTAAGAAACAGGGAGCCTTGGGGTTTTTTGGAAAGGTTAAGTTCCATGGCGGTGCTCTCATCGGCTAGGGCGAGTTCGACGGTTTTGTCCATGATTTTGCCTGCGGACAAAAATTTTGTGGCGTGGACGCGGTGTTTGCCGCGTATGAGCAAGCTGCGAAACCCGACGATTTCATCCATAGACTTGCCAAACCATTGCTCGGGCAAATCATACAGGCTCGTGTCCTCATGCACGGGCGGAACCAAAGGACCCACATACACGTTGGGGTAGCCGATTCTGCCCACAAACACGCTAGGAGGCGAAACCCCCGATATGTCCGCACTAGACATCAAAGGCACGCTTCTTAGAAAACTGTTCACCTTAACCATCAGCGGGCATCTTGTTTTGCCGCATAAAAACCGCGCGCCCTTACACAGTACGCACAGGCTGTTTTGATGTGCCCGCGTAGAGAGTTGGCTTTCGACTTCAGAGCCGCCCGCTTGCTTTATGGCACTACGCAACCAGTTACCCGAAGAAACAACCGCACCCGCACGCAAAGAAGCCATGCCAACTACACAAGTAAGAAACAAGAAAATCTGCTCATATAGGTTCTGCACGCAAAAAACTCAAAAACCCAAAGTGAAAACCAAACAAACACGAAAAACATCGCACAAACAAGCAAGCCGCCGCACCAGAAAAGCCAAACGTGTCAGAAATCGATGCATATCGCCGCTGGAAATTTTGTTTATATCAAATTTTGAGTAGCAACAGTGTATGGAGACTTGCGTAGCATGAGAAAAGATACGGTGTTTGTTGCGTTCTTGGCGATGCTTCTTGTCGCGGGTGTAGGCGCAACTGTTTATGCAAAACCAGCAGTTTCAGTTTATGTGATGAATCCTACTAATCCGTCAACAAGTGCTCAGGGCACTTTATTGGGTACGCATTGGGTAGGTGAAATTCCTGTTAAGCTAACTAGTGGTGCTGAGACGGTTACGACGGTATCGTATTGTATGAACCCTGAGAAGGTCATTGAGGCAGGCAGCACTTACGCGGCGGTACTTGCGGCTGTGGAGGACACGGCGGCGTGGAGAGCAGTAAGTTATGTGTTGAGCTGGAATTACCCCACTGATGATACGTCAGCAGCAGTTGACCAAACAGCGATTTGGAGGTTGCTAAACAGAGGCTTTACGCCAGCATGGCTACAAGGAACAGCAATTGACAACGCAGGCAAAGAACTTGCAGAACTAGCGCATGGCAAAGACGTAGTCAGAAAAACAGACCAGTTCACATGGATTTCCCCCATCGCAGGCAACATGTCCAACGTGCAAGCTGTCCCAGGTGAAACAGTAACCTTTGCCGCCCAACTAACCACCCAAACAGGCGCCCCACGAGCAAACGTTAGAGTAGACTTCACCGCCACATTAAACATGCTACAGTTAAACTCAACCTACCTATCCCCCGCAACCGCGCACACTAACAGCCAAGGCATCGCGCAAGTCACCTTAACCGTACCCGCAGACGCCGCCATGGGCTCAACCATAGAAGTCAAAGCCTCAACACACAGCATATGGCCCCAACAATACGTCAACCTTAAAGACCCCGCAAAACAAGACCTAATTGGCATAAGCGAAAACTTCGAGTTAACCACCTCATGCAACCTGTGTGTACTAGCCAGCGTACTGGTGGTTCCTGAATACACCTTAGGAGCACTTGGCGCTTTGGCAGCATCCGCAGCAGCATTCATAATCGGGACTAAAATCAAAAAAGTAAACGCCAAAAACTAAAGCAGCCCCCACCACTCTTCTACGCACGTACTCTTAGGGATAATTTGCCTTCAAGGTGCTAGAGGCTTTTCCCACCAGTTTTTCTAGCCATTTTGGCATCCTAAACCAGATTTTCTCAGCTAACTGTGCCAGCTTAGAAATCCTGTAAGGTGCCAAGTTGGCGTCGATTAGTTTTAGTTTGCCATTGATTTGTCGGATGTTTTCTGCGCGGACGTCTAAAAGACCATATTTTTCGCCGATTTGCTTGAAACGGTTGAGTTCTTGGGGGGAAACATTTGTTTTTATGCCGTACTCTTGCAGCAGACAGTACTTGGTGTGCCAAAAAAGCTGTGCAAACACGTCATGCCGTAAACGTTTGGGAAGCCGTTTATAGACGCGGCGGTCGTTTTCTACGGCGGTTTTTTGCCCTATCTTAAGAACTAAAGCATTGTTTTCAAAACATAACAAAAAAGCGTGTTTGTACCAGCCTTCACCTTGAACTGAAACATCAGGAAAAACCTTTGAAATAATAACAGTAATCTCTTGAGCTGAAACAAAAGCGCCACCCCTAAGACGACGATACTCATCAACGAGCTTGTCGATGGACTTTGCTTTTCGATACAACGGCCTGTACTGCATAAAACCACCAACCCACAACAAACAAAACAACAAAACAAAGGTTAACCAGCATTAAAGCCACAGCAACAAAGAACAAGGACTACTTTGATAGTTTTAGCTCCTTTTTGAGTATGTTTTTGAAGCGTGTGTTGGAGATGTAGTGGTCGGCGTAGATTCTGCCGTCGTTAATTAGGGTAAAAGTCGCGTAGATGTTGGGGGCGTTTTGGGCGTCTTTTGCGGTTTTGAGCGGGGTTACTTTGAGGTCTAAGCCGTTTTCTTTGGCGATTTCTTGCAGTTCAGGTATGGAGCGGGCAACCCAGGGGCACTGCATGGAGTAGACAACGTTTAAGCCCGTGTATTGGTTTAGCTGTTTTTTCCAGTCTTTGAATTTGGGTTGGGCGCCAGGTTTTAGTTGTTTTACAAGTAGTTCGAAGCGGTCTTGGGTTTCCACGACTTCAAAGCCGTTTTTTAGGAAAAGCTCTTTGCCTGCCATGTGAGCCCCATCACTGGTGACCACAGCAACACCCAGCTTTCCCGCTGCTTTGGAGTCTTTGACTGCTTCCTCAACTAAGAGTGAACCGTAACCTTTGTTCTTGTACTTGTTAGGGTTCATCCACACACAATGAATAAACACGTAATTTTTTGCGTCTACTGCCCGCCAAGCATACTCCCCTGGCACGTACTCGATAAACCCAATGGGTTTTTTTACGCCTTGAGCAAAAAGCAGTTTGATGGTGAAGCCTTCCGCGAATCGTTTAGAGAGCCAATCCAGTTTTTTCTGATGACCCTCATGGGAAGGAGCCATAAAACAGGGACACCCAACTTCGCGATAATTCTTTGGAGTTAAAGCCTCAACAGTTACGGTATCGCTCATTTAGCCACCACAAATACAGTCGGGGGAGTGCCTTTATCGTTTTCTGTTAGATGTCTCGCCATCGTGCTTTGGTTTTGGCAAGAAGGAAAAGAACCATGGCTAGGACAAGTAGCACTGTCCAGTCTAGAGCAATTGTCAAAGTTGAAACGTCAAGGTATCCTGCGGCGTTTTGGGCAATCTGGGCAACATATGTTGTGGGAGAAAAGTAGGCTAGATACTGGAAGGGCATTGGAATGTAGGTTATGGGGTAGTATACTGGGGGTATTGTTGAGAAAAGCATGGAGATTAGCCGTGAGAAGGCAAAGCTTTGCACGATGTCGCTAGAGAAGGTTGATAGGGTAAAGCCGATTGCGATGGATACCAAAAACATCAAAAACAGCACAGCAACAAACTGCAAAAGACCAACTAGGCTAAGAGTTAAAAAGAAATGAGCTAGCACAGAGAGCACAATCAAAGCTGGAAGCGAATAGACAATCTCGCCCAGAGCGATTCCAAACAGGTAAGTTACCCAAGAAGTCGGGGAACTAACCACCATGTCCTGTAGTCTAAAGTCGTTTTTTAGGTGTGACAAATCCGTTTGGATGGACATGCCGCTTTGGAACATGGTCATTATGAAAGCGCCTGCTATGGCGGGTCCAATTAGGCTTCCGCGGCTGACCAAGACGATTAGAAACAGAAAAGAGAAAGGCGCAAAAACCGTGTTAATCAAAACAACAGGGTAATTTTTCATTTCGTAAATGGAGTTAACCAAGACGCCTGCGAGAATTTGGCTGGATTTGCTTCGTTTGCGCAGCGGCGTTTCTTTAGCGTTAGACATTGGCGTGGTCGCCTCTTTCTTGGCTGATGAGGTAAAAGAAAATGTCGTCTATCGAAACGGGGTTTATGGTAAATCGTCCGTTGCCTTTGGAGAGGACGCGGGCAATTTTAAACGCTTCTTCTTCATTGGTTAAAATGCGGACAAACCCGTCCTTGTCAGCTAAGACGTCTCCGCTGAGTTGTTCAAGAAAACTTTTTGACGGCTCAAAAAGCAGTTTGACGCTGTAATTGTGCTTCACGCTTTGCCTAAGCTGCTCTAAAGTCCCAATGCGAACCAGCCGTCCCTTCTCCAACACGCCAATGTAGTCCGCAAGAGCCTCTGCTTCCTCCAGATAATGCGTAGTTAAAAACGTAAAGCGTTCTTTGCCGGTTTCTTTGAGAAGGTCCCACAGTGCTCTTCGGGATATGGGGTCGAGTCCTGTGGTGGGTTCGTCAAGAAAAACAATTTCTGCCTCAGAAGCCAAAACCGTAGCAACGGAGACTTTTCTTTTCATGCCGCCAGAGAGCTTTCGGTTTAGGATGTTGCTGTATTCGCCAAGCCCCACGCGCTCCAGCCAGTAGCGTGCACGCCTCTTTGCCTCGCCATAGCTAAATCCACGCCAAAGCAGGTACGAGAACACGGTTTGCATGGGTGTCATCCAAGGCACTGGACGAGCTTCTTGGGGGACGATGGCGATTTTTTCTCTAAGCCGCTTTGGCTGCGAAATAACATCAACCCCGTTAACCACGGCTGCACCAGAGGTAGGTTCAAGCGCAGTTGCCAAAATCCTAACCAAAGTAGTCTTGCCCGAACCGTTCCTGCCAATCAGTACAAAGATGCCCCGTGAAGGAATAGAAAACGTCACCGAATCAAGCGCACGGGTCTTGCTGTCCCCATAGACCTTCACCAAATTATTGCATGTAACAGCGTGGGTGATATCTGTCATTTAACCGCCAAACATGACCCTGAGCGCTCAGGAATTTGTTAAGTCTTTCGGTCACCAACCCAAAAACCAAGACAACAAAAACCACCACAAAAACGCCAACCAAGAAGGAAGAAGTGGCGCCCAGGCCGGGATTCGGACCCGGGTCCTGCGGGCGACAGCCGCATATACTAGACCTAACTATACTACCTGGGCTTTGATGTGCTTCTTGAATACTTGCGTTTTTAGCTAATTAACCTTTCTTTGTAAAATTATGCGGGTTAGGGTTGGTGGTGTTGTTTTCCTGTTAGGTGGGTTATGTTGATGCGGAGCATGGTGGTTTTGGCGAGTTTTTCAGGTTTGATTTTGGCGAGTTTTTCTTGGGGGCGGTTGGAGAGCTGATTTACTAGTACGGTCATGGCGTGCTGTTTCTCCTCTAAGTCTTTTATAAGGTGTAGGGTGCCTTGGAAGTGGACGCTTTTGTAGGCGTAGTCGCATTCGTCGGTAACGCCGTAGTCCTGGACGGCTTGCCCCCAAACCTTGTTGTTGGCTTTTAGGTAAACGAGTTTTTTGCCGTCAGGGGCACAGTGAAAATAAAGGCAGTTTCGCGAGGGGTCGTAGCCGTGGCTTAAAGCAACCAAGTAAGGCTCATCACCCATGCACAACGCCACAGTAACATATTGAGTAACTGAAAGAACTTTTTTTAACGCTTCTGGGTCGGTGATTTCGCGGTCTTTACGGCGAACATGAAACGACATACCAAACCATAACAGGAAAAAGCCATATTAACCTTCAAGGTGCTCAGCGGGTTTTTGGGTGGCAACGGTTAGGGCTTTTTCGGCGGTGCAGGCGCAAAACAGCAGGTCATCAATGGTGGCTATAAGCGTGGGGAGTTTGCCGTTTAGCTGTATGGTGGTGGTTACGCTGTTGCCGTTTTGCTGGGTGGTTATGGTTAAGCCTTCGGGCGCGGCGTGGTTGTCGGGGGATACTGCGTTTGCTATGGCGACCGCGGTTTTAGGGTTTTGGTAGTTAAGAGTTATCGTCGCTTCCAATTTGTTCGCCTCGAAACTGTTTTGCCACCAACTCGTTTGCCAACGCCACAAACTCATCCACCTTGTCTAGGTCTACTTGGGCGCCTGCTGCGATGTTGTGTCCGCCGCCTTTGCCTTCGAACTGTTCACTGGCAGCTTGCATAACTTTGCCCAGGTTTACTCCTTTGTTTATTGCAAGGTCAGTGGTTCGCGCAGAGAATTTGACGACGTCTTCATCGGGGACTTTGGCGTAAGCTAAAAGCGGTTTTTCAACGTTGGGGAGGTTGGATACGAGTATGGAGGATATGGTGCCGATTATTTTTTCGTTGACGTAGTCTTCGCCGTTGACGACGTAGATGTTGTCGAGTTCTTTGAGGCGCTCAGGCTTTTCCATGACCCAGTTTAGGTATTTGTTGATACTTTTGCGGTATTCGTCGAGGGCTTGTTTGGCTTCTTCAAGTGCGGTGGTTCGGTCGCCCATGCACACGGATACGCCAAGGCTAGGTCGGTCAAGGCGCCCCGTAGAGTTCAAAACCACAGCAAATTCGCGGGCGTCCCGCAGCGGCGTTCCAGGCTCCTCAGCTGTTAAAACGTAGATGTGCCCAATTAGGTTGGTGATTTCGTAGTGCAAACCCTTGGATAGCAGGTACTCCGCCAACGCCGAGCATAAACGTTTCTTCTCCTCCTCAGTAAGGTCACGCAGCGCCCGCCATTTATCACCAGTCTTAAGCGGAATGTTCAAGCTGGACAGAAAAGCGAGGCTTTTGTCTTCTTCGCCGCTAATGCCAGGCAAAAACGGGTTAGTGGTTGAGGAGAGGGTGCGGTGTATGGGGCGAGTTTCCCTGCCAAAAAACGTCAGGTCCCTCTCGACTGCGAGCAGTCCTGCTTCTGTGGCGTCTTTGACCATAAGGGCGTTTAAGCCGTCAAGTTTGCGTTGGTCGTAGCGGTCTTGCATATCACCCAGTGCACCAACTATGGCTATAGGGGCTAAGTCGACGTTTTGGGGGTTTAGGGCGCGGGCTGCAAAGTAGGATACGCCTGAGCCGCTGACATCAGTTGCGCCGTCGATGCCGTGCAGGTGCGGGTTTACGTGGGTAAAGTTGGGGTTCTCGTTTGGCGTGGTGGTTTGGTGATGGTCAAGTATGACAACTTTGGTGTTGGGGACTTTTTCGTTGAGCAAGTCGATGTAGCCGCTGCCAAAGTCTGTGAGGATGATGAGGTCGGGTTTGTCTTCGGCTATTTGGTCGAGGATTTTTGCGTCTAGCCACTGAGTGATGCGTATTCGAAATTTTGCATCTAGGCGCTGCAGGGCTTTGCCCATGACTCCCGCGGCGGATATGCCATCAGCGTCTAGATGAGAGAAGAGGTGGATGAAGCCGTCTTCTTGGATGACTTGTTTTATGATTTGGGCTGCTTGCTCTTCGGTTTTCAAGAAAGCGTCAATTTGGTTTTGGTCAACAGGCATACAATTCACTTGGCGAGTTTGAATTCAAAAGGTTAGAAGGGGGTAGGGGCAATATGTGTTGTGTTTGCCCACAGGGTTAAGATTGGGGTTTAGGTGATGGATGCGATTTTTGGTTTGTATTTCCAGTTTTGCTGGAGGATGCCTTGGCGTTTGTAGTAGCGGGAGAGTTTGTGGATTTTGGCTTCGATGATTTGCATGTTGCGTTTGTTGTGGCTGTCTTTGTGGTTTTTGTCCATGTGAACTGCCATGCGTTGTGCTTTTTTCATGAGGTCTGAGAGGTCTTCGGGCATGGCGGGGGCAAGACCAGAGTCTTTGAGGGTTTGGCTGATGCTTTTGCCCGTGACGGGTTTAGCCAAAGGAATAGCATACTGGTCTCTTAGAACGGTGCCTATGCTGCTTAGGCTGTGACCTTCCTTAGCTAACTTTATGATAAAAGCCTCCACTTCCTCTGGCTCATATTTACACCAGCTAGGAGGACGCCTGCTAACCGGACGAATACTATGTGACTTTCCATGTTCCTGTTTCGGCATGTCTACACCTTAACACTTTGCAACTAAACACCCACATAAAACGCATATTTAAGAATAACTGTAGCAACCACAAAAACCATGTACCACACAAGACAATTTGAGAGAAAAACAGAGCCGTTTTGGCGTAATCTACAGGTCTTTCACAAAGGTACTTGTCTGCCACTACATTTTGTACCAGTTGGCGAATTTTTGCAGGGCTTTTGCACGGTGAGAGTGCTGGTTTTTTTGCTGCGGAGTCATCTGCGCGAAGGTTTGCTTGGTACTTGCGGGTTGGAAGATGGGGTCAAAGCCAAATGCGGTTTGGGGGTTGCTGGCTTGCTGTGTCTGGGTGATTTCGCCTGTGACTTCGCCTTCAAAGCACAGGGGCTCAGTTAGGGTGTCGTCGATGTAGGCTATGGCTGAGCGGAAAGTTGCCTTGTGGTTTTGGGTGCCTTGGAGGAGTTGGAGGATGCCGTCGTTGCCTAGGGTCTTGTAGGCGTACGCTGCGTAGGGTCCGGGGAACCCGTTGAGCGCATCTATGAAAAGTCCTGCGTCTTCGACAATTAGGGGCAGGTTAACGCGGGGGTATGCGTCTTTGGCGCTTGCAACGGCGATTTCTACAAGGCTGTTGCTTTGGATTTCCATGGCTTTTTCACGCAGCATAGCAGTGGCGATGTTGTTTTGGGTCAGTATGACACGGGCTTCGTTGAATTTGTGGATGTTACCTGTGGCGAAGAAAACAACTTTTCCTTTCAAACTAAAACTCACCATTATCCACCTTACCTTACAAGTCGTCTTGTTTTCTTTCAGAGATGTAGCGGCCTCTTTTTTCTATTTCCCTGATTTTCTCTAAAACCTTCCCAGCCGCCGCGGTGCCCCGTAGTTGTGTGTAGCCTTGGAGGATGGTTTTGTAGCAGGCGGGGGCGTTTTGGTAATGGGTGCTTTGCAGGGCGTGTTTGAGCAGGTGTAAATCGACGCCTTGGGCTTCGGTCTCAGAGGTTTTGTCGCCTAATCCAAAATCAACCAGAACTAGTCTGCCAGATGGGTCTATGAGCATGTTGGAGGTTGTTAGGTCGCCGTGGACTAAGCCGCTGCGGTGAAGTTTGCCAATCGCTTCTCCGATTCTAAAGCATAGGTCTTGGCGTTCTTTGTCAGGCAGCGTGTCCAGAAGCTGCTTAGCTTGTTTTCCTTCGATGTACTCCATGGTTATGGCGGCGTTTTTGGTGTCAACCATGTAGACGTTGGGGGTTGCGACGGCGGCGCGTTTGGCTTCATGCATCAGTTGGGGTTCACGGGCGGTTCTAAAGCGTCTAATCGTGTTGTCTAAGGCGGCGGGGCGGTATGCTTTGGGCAGACGCGTCTTAACAACCACTTTTTTGCCGTGCCAAACACAAACACTAAGGCTAGCTTCGGCTCCCTTCTTTAACAAAGTCATGTTTTGTTCACCCATGGCACATCCACCCTATCCACGCGCCACTTCAGGTGCACGTAGCTTTTATCCAAAGGCGTAACCAACCCGTGCAGGTACGCCAAAGTGCCTGTCCATGCAATCATCGCGCCGTTGTCAGTGGCGAATTTTAGGGGAACCACGCTAAATGCAGCGTCGTGCTCTTCAGATATTATTTTTAGCATCTCTTGAAGCCGCTTATTCGCCGCTACGCCACCCGTCAGGAGTACTTCGCGTTTTTCCGTGTGCGCTAAGGCACGTTCGGTAACTTCGGTTACCATGGAAAACGCGGTTTCCTGTAAGCTAAAGCACAAATCTTCAAGGCTGCAAACGCCCTTTTGATAAGCCGTCACCGCCGCCGTAAGCAAGCCACTTAACGACAAATCCATACCCTTCACCACATACGGCAACGAAACCAACCGCTCACCTTTCAAGGCAAGCTTTTCCACCACCGCCCCAAACGGCAAACCCCCCTCACGCTTGAGGCCAACTTCGCGGGCAAACACGTCTAAACAGTTCCCCAACGCGATATCTAGCGTTTCGCCAAATACGCGGTACCTGCCTGATGCGTATGCGGTGACCATGGTGTTGCCTCCTGAAGCGTACAGCGTTAAGGGGTCTTTGGCGCCTGTTTGAAGTTTGCCAATTTCGATGTGTCCCACCGAATGATTCACGCCTACCAGCGGCACTTCTAAATACGAAGCTAAAGCACGCGCGACGGTTGCGCCTGTACGCAAGCATGGACCCAGCCCAGGGCCTTGGGCAAAAGCGATGATCTCTAAATCTGCGGGTTTGACGTTTGCTTGGGAGAGCGCATCTTGGAGGACTTGGTTGGCGACTTGGGCGTGGTGTCTTGCGGCTTCTCGAGGGTGTATGCCGCCTTCTTCTGGGACGTAGCCGTCGGAAACGTTCGCGAGTATGTCGCCTTTGAAGGTTGAGATGCCTACTCCAAAGTCGTCGGCAGTGGATTCTATGCCCAAGCAAAGGCGCTTTTCTGGTGGAGGTTTTGTTGTCATCTTTTTTGTCTCGTCAGGGTTAAATCGGCATACGTGGGGGGATACATATTTTTATCTGCCGCGTTCGCATATATAACGTATATTTGGAACTGATTCAGATGCCAAAACGTAACGATCTAGAACAGAAGGCGTTGCATTTCGTTGTTAACACGGGTTATCAGGGGGTGCTTCAGTCGGAGCTGTGGCGAGAACTAGGTGCAAGCAGCAGGGAAGGTTCAAGAGTAGCTATTAAACTTGAAGAAAAAGGCTTGATCCGCAGGGAAAAAGAGTTGGAGGGCGGCAGATGGACGTACCGTCTTTATCCTAAACGTATGCCCGCGAGCATAGAATCCATTGTTGATTGTCCCTGCCTGTTGTGTCCTGACAGTTCACGATGCGACCCCACAACAGTTATCTCGCCTAAAAGCTGTGACCGCTTAACAGAGTGGATCATTAACTTAGACAAACCCGAAGAAGAAGCGGATTTACCCCAGTAACCAAACAGGGTTTTAGGAGGAATTTTGGGTGGGCAAAACCAAGACGTACATCAAGCAACGTAAAGAGGAATATTACTACAAGAAAGCCAAAGCTGAAAACTACCGCAGCCGAGCCACCTACAAACTAACACAGACCATAAACAAGTACCACTTCATACGCTACGGCGACATAGTCGTCGACTTGGGAGCAGCACCCGGCGGATGGATACAGTCAGCAAGAAAAGCCGCAGGCAAAAAAGGCTTCGTCTTAGGCGTTGACCTCAAACCCATCGAGCCATTTGAGCAAACGTATATTCGAACCATAATCCTTGACATGACCGAGCCCACAGCGGCAGAGCAAATCCTAAGTTTCTTGCCCCGCAAAGCAAACGTCGTAATCTCCGACATGTCCCCTAACATCTCAGGCGTTTGGGAAGTCGACCACGCCAGACAAATCGACCTCGCAACCAAAGCCTTCGAAACCGCACTACAAATCATGCGACCCGACGGCAACTTTTTCACCAAAGTCTTCGAAGGCGAACTCGTCAACGAATACCTACAAAAAATCAAAGAAAACTTTAGAGAAGTCAAATTCATAAAACCCAAAGCAAGCCGCGCCAAAAGCAGCGAAATGTACATACTCGCCCTAGGTCTAAAAGCCAGACACATAGAACCTGCTCCTGAAACTGCGCCTGAACCTGACTTGGAAGCAGTAGAAGAAGAGCAAAACTAATTTTTGTCACACCCCGCTACACCTTTATGTTGGTGGCGTTTGGTGAGGATTGTTTCGGCAGATTCTGCAGCGGCAATTTTGGATGAAGAGTTTGAGCCGCAGTTGATGGTTGCATGCGGAGCCGTATTGGTCGAGGAGCCCTACAATAGGGCGCGTGTGGAGTTGGTTGAGCCACTGTTTTTGGAAGCGGATG is from Candidatus Bathyarchaeota archaeon and encodes:
- a CDS encoding Nre family DNA repair protein; translated protein: MASLRAGAVVSSGNWLRSAIKQAGGSEVESQLSTRAHQNSLCVLCKGARFLCGKTRCPLMVKVNSFLRSVPLMSSADISGVSPPSVFVGRIGYPNVYVGPLVPPVHEDTSLYDLPEQWFGKSMDEIVGFRSLLIRGKHRVHATKFLSAGKIMDKTVELALADESTAMELNLSKKPQGSLFLSDDVQPFGPSAPIKNMHVGNARFDQRVEKAYYDTDLKSTQAVVDLYKQGVMVTKLQKAFSVGAFGVQKNRRLVPTRWSITAVDDIISKNLVAQVKTYPEINQYRVYESNYLDNIFEIFLIPGAWSYESMEAWYPGTVWNPAGANTVIYSDNEGYNGRTTYAQIGGCYYSARLAVCEHLVKERRQATAIVLREARPGYIMPVGVWQVRENVRHAMQQKPHKFNTLQQALNFASTRLQIPLKQWLTQGKLLRKNLYQKRLNDYFST
- a CDS encoding Ig-like domain-containing protein; this encodes MRKDTVFVAFLAMLLVAGVGATVYAKPAVSVYVMNPTNPSTSAQGTLLGTHWVGEIPVKLTSGAETVTTVSYCMNPEKVIEAGSTYAAVLAAVEDTAAWRAVSYVLSWNYPTDDTSAAVDQTAIWRLLNRGFTPAWLQGTAIDNAGKELAELAHGKDVVRKTDQFTWISPIAGNMSNVQAVPGETVTFAAQLTTQTGAPRANVRVDFTATLNMLQLNSTYLSPATAHTNSQGIAQVTLTVPADAAMGSTIEVKASTHSIWPQQYVNLKDPAKQDLIGISENFELTTSCNLCVLASVLVVPEYTLGALGALAASAAAFIIGTKIKKVNAKN
- a CDS encoding GNAT family N-acetyltransferase, encoding MSDTVTVEALTPKNYREVGCPCFMAPSHEGHQKKLDWLSKRFAEGFTIKLLFAQGVKKPIGFIEYVPGEYAWRAVDAKNYVFIHCVWMNPNKYKNKGYGSLLVEEAVKDSKAAGKLGVAVVTSDGAHMAGKELFLKNGFEVVETQDRFELLVKQLKPGAQPKFKDWKKQLNQYTGLNVVYSMQCPWVARSIPELQEIAKENGLDLKVTPLKTAKDAQNAPNIYATFTLINDGRIYADHYISNTRFKNILKKELKLSK
- a CDS encoding ABC transporter permease gives rise to the protein MSNAKETPLRKRSKSSQILAGVLVNSIYEMKNYPVVLINTVFAPFSFLFLIVLVSRGSLIGPAIAGAFIMTMFQSGMSIQTDLSHLKNDFRLQDMVVSSPTSWVTYLFGIALGEIVYSLPALIVLSVLAHFFLTLSLVGLLQFVAVLFLMFLVSIAIGFTLSTFSSDIVQSFAFSRLISMLFSTIPPVYYPITYIPMPFQYLAYFSPTTYVAQIAQNAAGYLDVSTLTIALDWTVLLVLAMVLFLLAKTKARWRDI
- a CDS encoding ABC transporter ATP-binding protein; protein product: MTDITHAVTCNNLVKVYGDSKTRALDSVTFSIPSRGIFVLIGRNGSGKTTLVRILATALEPTSGAAVVNGVDVISQPKRLREKIAIVPQEARPVPWMTPMQTVFSYLLWRGFSYGEAKRRARYWLERVGLGEYSNILNRKLSGGMKRKVSVATVLASEAEIVFLDEPTTGLDPISRRALWDLLKETGKERFTFLTTHYLEEAEALADYIGVLEKGRLVRIGTLEQLRQSVKHNYSVKLLFEPSKSFLEQLSGDVLADKDGFVRILTNEEEAFKIARVLSKGNGRFTINPVSIDDIFFYLISQERGDHANV
- a CDS encoding pyridoxamine 5'-phosphate oxidase family protein produces the protein MSFHVRRKDREITDPEALKKVLSVTQYVTVALCMGDEPYLVALSHGYDPSRNCLYFHCAPDGKKLVYLKANNKVWGQAVQDYGVTDECDYAYKSVHFQGTLHLIKDLEEKQHAMTVLVNQLSNRPQEKLAKIKPEKLAKTTMLRINITHLTGKQHHQP
- a CDS encoding KEOPS complex subunit Pcc1 — its product is MEATITLNYQNPKTAVAIANAVSPDNHAAPEGLTITTQQNGNSVTTTIQLNGKLPTLIATIDDLLFCACTAEKALTVATQKPAEHLEG
- a CDS encoding DHH family phosphoesterase codes for the protein MPVDQNQIDAFLKTEEQAAQIIKQVIQEDGFIHLFSHLDADGISAAGVMGKALQRLDAKFRIRITQWLDAKILDQIAEDKPDLIILTDFGSGYIDLLNEKVPNTKVVILDHHQTTTPNENPNFTHVNPHLHGIDGATDVSGSGVSYFAARALNPQNVDLAPIAIVGALGDMQDRYDQRKLDGLNALMVKDATEAGLLAVERDLTFFGRETRPIHRTLSSTTNPFLPGISGEEDKSLAFLSSLNIPLKTGDKWRALRDLTEEEKKRLCSALAEYLLSKGLHYEITNLIGHIYVLTAEEPGTPLRDAREFAVVLNSTGRLDRPSLGVSVCMGDRTTALEEAKQALDEYRKSINKYLNWVMEKPERLKELDNIYVVNGEDYVNEKIIGTISSILVSNLPNVEKPLLAYAKVPDEDVVKFSARTTDLAINKGVNLGKVMQAASEQFEGKGGGHNIAAGAQVDLDKVDEFVALANELVAKQFRGEQIGSDDNS
- a CDS encoding 30S ribosomal protein S15, with protein sequence MPKQEHGKSHSIRPVSRRPPSWCKYEPEEVEAFIIKLAKEGHSLSSIGTVLRDQYAIPLAKPVTGKSISQTLKDSGLAPAMPEDLSDLMKKAQRMAVHMDKNHKDSHNKRNMQIIEAKIHKLSRYYKRQGILQQNWKYKPKIASIT
- the rdgB gene encoding RdgB/HAM1 family non-canonical purine NTP pyrophosphatase is translated as MKGKVVFFATGNIHKFNEARVILTQNNIATAMLREKAMEIQSNSLVEIAVASAKDAYPRVNLPLIVEDAGLFIDALNGFPGPYAAYAYKTLGNDGILQLLQGTQNHKATFRSAIAYIDDTLTEPLCFEGEVTGEITQTQQASNPQTAFGFDPIFQPASTKQTFAQMTPQQKNQHSHRAKALQKFANWYKM
- a CDS encoding Kae1-associated kinase Bud32 encodes the protein MGEQNMTLLKKGAEASLSVCVWHGKKVVVKTRLPKAYRPAALDNTIRRFRTAREPQLMHEAKRAAVATPNVYMVDTKNAAITMEYIEGKQAKQLLDTLPDKERQDLCFRIGEAIGKLHRSGLVHGDLTTSNMLIDPSGRLVLVDFGLGDKTSETEAQGVDLHLLKHALQSTHYQNAPACYKTILQGYTQLRGTAAAGKVLEKIREIEKRGRYISERKQDDL